From a region of the Kiloniellales bacterium genome:
- a CDS encoding ABC transporter substrate-binding protein, with product MQLRKLAFAAVGALVLAGTAVTPPASAAEQFVPLLVYRTGPYAPNGIPLADGFNDYLQLVNERDGGINGVKLAWEECETQYNNDRGVECYERLKAKGATGSSVVNPYSTGITYALIERATADNIPVLSMGYGRADASDGRVFPYVFTLPITYWAGADVMVQYANEQEGGSLKGKKIALVYHDSAYGKEPIATLERLAKEEGFQFQAFPVAHPGLEQKATWLQIGRQLRPDWVFMWGWGVMNSTAIKEAAAVGYPMDRFIGIWWSGAEADVVPAGDAAKGYKSLNITGVGTNAPIFEDIKKLHADGKGLADPKHIGTVLYNRALVNTFYFTEAIRTAQTKFGQKPLSGEEIQWGFENLDITQDTIDKAGMTGLLSPVKLSCADHEGGGAAVVQQWDGGKWAAITDFISPRRAALRPAYEASAAQYAKEKGITPRNCS from the coding sequence ATGCAACTCAGGAAACTGGCTTTCGCTGCCGTCGGCGCGCTGGTGCTCGCCGGCACGGCGGTCACCCCGCCGGCCTCGGCGGCCGAGCAGTTCGTGCCGCTGCTGGTCTACCGGACCGGGCCCTACGCCCCCAACGGGATCCCGCTGGCCGACGGCTTCAACGACTACCTGCAGCTGGTCAACGAGCGCGACGGTGGGATCAACGGCGTCAAGCTGGCCTGGGAGGAGTGCGAGACCCAGTACAACAACGACCGCGGGGTCGAGTGCTACGAGCGCCTCAAGGCCAAAGGCGCGACCGGTTCCTCGGTGGTCAATCCCTACTCGACCGGCATCACCTATGCCCTGATCGAGCGGGCCACCGCGGACAACATCCCGGTCCTCTCGATGGGCTACGGGCGGGCCGACGCCTCCGACGGACGGGTCTTTCCCTACGTCTTCACCCTGCCGATCACCTACTGGGCCGGCGCCGACGTCATGGTGCAGTACGCGAACGAGCAGGAAGGCGGCAGCCTGAAGGGCAAGAAGATCGCCCTGGTCTACCACGACAGCGCCTACGGCAAGGAGCCGATCGCCACCCTGGAGCGCTTGGCCAAGGAGGAAGGCTTCCAGTTCCAGGCCTTCCCGGTCGCCCATCCGGGCCTGGAGCAGAAGGCGACCTGGCTGCAGATCGGCCGCCAGCTGCGCCCCGACTGGGTCTTCATGTGGGGCTGGGGCGTCATGAACTCGACCGCGATCAAGGAGGCCGCGGCGGTCGGCTATCCCATGGACCGCTTTATCGGGATCTGGTGGTCGGGGGCCGAGGCCGACGTCGTGCCGGCCGGTGACGCTGCCAAGGGCTACAAGTCGCTGAACATCACCGGGGTCGGCACCAACGCGCCGATCTTCGAGGACATCAAGAAGCTGCACGCCGACGGCAAGGGCCTGGCCGATCCGAAGCACATCGGCACGGTGCTCTACAATCGGGCGCTGGTGAACACCTTCTACTTCACCGAGGCGATCCGCACCGCCCAGACGAAGTTCGGCCAGAAGCCGCTGTCCGGCGAGGAGATCCAGTGGGGCTTCGAGAACCTCGACATCACCCAGGATACGATCGACAAGGCCGGGATGACCGGTCTGCTCTCGCCGGTGAAGCTGTCCTGCGCCGATCACGAGGGCGGCGGCGCCGCCGTGGTGCAGCAGTGGGACGGCGGCAAGTGGGCGGCCATCACCGACTTCATCTCGCCGCGCCGTGCGGCGCTGCGGCCGGCCTACGAAGCCTCGGCGGCGCAGTACGCCAAGGAGAAGGGCATCACGCCGCGCAACTGCAGCTAG
- a CDS encoding ABC transporter ATP-binding protein — MTQPAATALQSAPEPAAESPLLSVNNIEVIYDHVILVLKGVSLEVPEGGIVALLGANGAGKTTTLKAISNLLRAERGEVTKGSILLGGDKVDRLTPNDLVRRGVVQVMEGRHCFEHLTVEENLLTGAYTRRDGRAAIDRDLEMVYGYFPRLKERRGSQAGYTSGGEQQMTAIGRALMSRPKMILLDEPSMGLAPQLVEEIFEIVKLFNEREGVTILLAEQNTNVALRYAKYGYILENGRVVLDGTAEALQENEDVKEFYLGLSAGGRKSYRDVKHYKRRKRWLA, encoded by the coding sequence ATGACCCAACCCGCGGCCACCGCACTGCAGTCCGCCCCGGAGCCGGCGGCCGAATCGCCGTTGCTCTCGGTCAACAACATCGAGGTCATCTACGACCACGTCATCCTGGTCCTCAAGGGCGTCTCGCTGGAGGTGCCGGAAGGCGGCATCGTCGCGCTGCTCGGCGCCAACGGCGCCGGCAAGACCACGACCCTGAAGGCGATCTCCAACCTGCTGCGCGCCGAGCGCGGCGAGGTCACGAAGGGCTCGATCCTGCTCGGCGGGGACAAGGTCGACCGCCTGACCCCCAACGACCTGGTCCGGCGCGGCGTGGTCCAGGTCATGGAAGGCCGGCACTGCTTCGAGCACCTGACCGTCGAGGAGAACCTGCTGACCGGGGCCTATACCCGGCGCGACGGCCGGGCCGCGATCGACCGCGACCTGGAGATGGTCTACGGCTATTTCCCGCGCCTCAAGGAGCGGCGGGGCTCCCAGGCCGGCTACACCTCGGGCGGCGAGCAGCAGATGACCGCCATCGGCCGGGCCCTGATGAGCCGGCCCAAGATGATCCTGCTCGACGAGCCCTCGATGGGCCTGGCCCCGCAGCTGGTCGAGGAGATTTTCGAGATCGTCAAGCTGTTCAACGAGCGGGAGGGCGTCACCATCCTGCTCGCCGAGCAGAACACCAACGTCGCGCTGCGCTACGCCAAGTACGGCTACATCCTGGAGAACGGCCGGGTCGTCCTGGACGGCACCGCCGAGGCCTTGCAGGAGAACGAGGACGTCAAGGAGTTCTACCTCGGGCTCTCCGCCGGCGGCCGCAAGAGCTACCGCGACGTCAAGCACTACAAGCGGCGCAAGCGCTGGCTCGCCTGA
- a CDS encoding branched-chain amino acid ABC transporter permease produces the protein MLYREAGQFKTSYGRDQAVFPIRQDQIGIALLLAVAVLGVPALAGEYWLETIFVPFLVFSLAAIGLNLLTGYCGQLSLGTGGFMACGAFFAYKLTTAFPELHVLIVFLLAGFGSAAVGVFFGIPSLRIKGFYLAVATLAAQFFLVWMFNKFDWWTNYSPSGVISAPPREVLPGIFLTGTEATPITKYLFLLGLVAVLALVAKNLTRSAIGRSWMAIRDMDIAAEIIGIRPLWAKLSAFAISSFFIGIAGALWAFVYTGSVEALAFQIDRSFQVLFMVIIGGLGSILGSFLGAAFIVLLPILLNNVPAAIGLQMSVEMVSHLEFMIFGALIIFFLIVEPHGLARLWQIGKEKLRLWPFPY, from the coding sequence ATGCTCTACCGCGAGGCCGGCCAGTTCAAGACCAGCTACGGCCGCGACCAGGCGGTCTTCCCGATCCGCCAGGACCAGATCGGCATCGCCCTGCTGCTGGCGGTCGCGGTCCTCGGGGTCCCGGCGCTGGCCGGCGAGTACTGGCTGGAGACCATCTTCGTCCCCTTCCTGGTGTTCTCCCTGGCCGCCATCGGGCTCAACCTGCTGACAGGCTACTGCGGCCAGCTCAGCCTCGGCACCGGCGGATTCATGGCCTGCGGCGCCTTCTTCGCCTACAAGCTGACGACCGCCTTCCCCGAGCTGCACGTGCTGATCGTCTTCCTGCTGGCGGGCTTCGGCTCGGCCGCGGTCGGTGTGTTCTTCGGCATCCCCTCGCTCAGGATCAAGGGCTTCTATCTGGCCGTGGCGACCCTGGCCGCGCAGTTCTTCCTGGTCTGGATGTTCAACAAGTTCGACTGGTGGACCAACTACAGCCCTTCGGGCGTGATCTCGGCGCCGCCGCGCGAGGTCCTGCCCGGGATCTTCCTGACCGGCACCGAGGCGACGCCGATCACCAAGTACCTCTTCCTGCTGGGCCTGGTGGCGGTGCTGGCGCTGGTCGCCAAGAACCTGACCCGCAGCGCCATCGGCCGCTCCTGGATGGCGATCCGCGACATGGACATCGCCGCCGAGATCATCGGCATCCGGCCGCTCTGGGCCAAGCTCTCGGCCTTCGCGATCAGTTCCTTCTTCATCGGCATCGCCGGCGCGCTCTGGGCCTTCGTCTACACCGGCTCGGTCGAGGCCCTGGCCTTCCAGATCGACCGCTCCTTCCAGGTCCTCTTCATGGTCATCATCGGCGGCCTGGGCTCGATCCTCGGGTCCTTCCTGGGCGCCGCCTTCATCGTCCTGCTGCCGATCCTGCTGAACAACGTGCCGGCTGCGATCGGGCTGCAGATGTCGGTGGAGATGGTCTCACACCTGGAATTCATGATCTTCGGCGCCTTGATAATCTTCTTCCTGATCGTCGAGCCGCACGGCCTGGCCCGGCTCTGGCAGATCGGCAAGGAGAAGCTGCGCCTTTGGCCCTTCCCCTACTGA